The following proteins are co-located in the Meleagris gallopavo isolate NT-WF06-2002-E0010 breed Aviagen turkey brand Nicholas breeding stock chromosome 13, Turkey_5.1, whole genome shotgun sequence genome:
- the PIEZO1 gene encoding piezo-type mechanosensitive ion channel component 1 isoform X2 produces the protein MNQSYVCALIAMMVWSITYHSWLTFVLLLWSCLIWIVRSRHHFAMLCSPFLLLYGIALCSLQYVWGMDLGPELPTRVGLMSLEQLGLVRPKYPCLDLGAKLLLTLTFWLLVRQFVKEKLLTRTCPATPLLEVTVSDTEPGRQRDVLKALGALVRDFYAKYWICVCAGMFIVVSFAGRLVVYKIVYMFLFLLCLTLFQVYYTLWRKVLKGFWWLVVAYTMLVLIAVYTFQFEDFPMYWRNLTGLTNEQLGDLGLEQFSVSELFSSTLIPGFFLLACILQLHYFHRPFMHITDLEHIPAAGLQPCHIPRPEELHGSRLLRDAVVAESARTEGGESDTASQGTVRAPSKWGLVLERLIVLGWTFSDTLTRGQVFVGRLLELHILKLVALYTVWVALQEVSLMNFLLVLLWAFAMPYCRFRHMASCLSTIWTCIIIVCKMLYQLKIVDPSEYSSNCTQPLLNSTNLSPEEMGSSTLYRGPVDPANWFGIRKGFPNLGYIQNHLLVLLLLVLEAVVYRRQEYYRKQHQLLVPITETIFEDVSREQLDHGLVNCVKYFLNYFYYKFGLEICFLMTVNVIGQRMNFMVILHGCWLVVILTRRRRAAIARLWPKYCLFLVVFLLYQYLLCVGMPPALCMDYPWRWSQSLPMNSALIKWLYLPDFFVAPKSTNLINDFVLLLCAAQQWRVFVAERTEEWLRAAGDNADRLDLEREPHNPTPNFIHCRSYLDMAKVVVFRYLFWFVLVVVFITGATRISLFGLGYLLACFYLLLFGTAMLRKPARARLVLWDCLILYNITVIISKNMLSLLSCVFVQQMQSNFCWVIQLFSLVCTVKGYYDPKEMGKDQDCSLPVEEAGIIWDSICFFFLLLQRRVFLSYYFLHVMLDLQASALQASRGVALFRASLMKSMRSHRQAEKKSLAQLKRQMERIRAKQEKYHQERLPGGEGQDGARAAPSSPADPARQRERWWRPWLDHAAVLHSGEYFLFESDSEEEEEAAVPEEPRPGRQSAFQLAYQAWMTNTRTALRQQEREQQEPLGDELTAGDSSARQEALEAPEEAEGQEEEEEEEEGSERSNVLQRALNTLRFLWVLCQAMVDGLTQWLDACTQEHTDMSTVLQLERYVLTQRLAKGEDVHRGVLDELYLLPPEEPQEEPPNGIASSGRNGAECEQRTEPPAAECLLKRGSQEQVANWGSREDVAGSRELLALPQNRSRTASELLVSRRLYFAELEESEKFYQSHNRFLKLLLAIYHCVAAHSELLCYFIIILNNMVTASVISLFLPILVFLWAMLSIPRPSKRFWMTAIVFTEVMVVVKYLFQFGFFPWNGYAMLVRNEGKPFFPPRILGLEKTDRYVKYDLIQLLALFFHRSLLLCYGLWDHEEDPFAKKKPEVEQAEDEEEEEERQEEAVSPAVPAEPRALSAAVGSEPEGNARGQKEGSGDGATHLRFRRKRQRGKEPAAVVEEEDGEEEEEGEEEEEEEEEETKQSHSRKKLKAFGLRVKLFFVTMAQNMYQPVRGFFHDILHTQYRAATDVYAFMFLADVVDFIIIIFGFWAFGKHSAAADITSSLSDDQVPEAFLVMLLIQFTTMVIDRALYLRKTVLGKLIFQVILVFSIHLWMFFILPAVTERLFSLNTVAQLWYFVKCIYFSLSAYQIRCGYPTRILGNFLTKKYNHLNLFLFQGFRLVPFLVELRAVMDWVWTDTTLSLSNWMCVEDIYANIFIIKCSRETEKKYPQPKGQKKKKIVKYGMGGLIILFLVAIIWFPLLFMSLVRSVVGVVNHPIDVTVTLKLGGYEPLFTMSAQQQSIQPFTPQDYEALTNEFERQPVAMQFITLYGYEDIVTARIEGSSGSLWSISPPSREQMRRELQNGSSDITLRLTWTFQRDLGKGGTVEHTFDKHTTDLQPGAPERMELAQLLQGTRDAPVQVPKLFPKYIRAPNGPEANPVKQLLPDGEDSYLDVEVQLKRERSGSGQGSDSFLEWWVVRLKDAPARDGNILPMVIFNDKVSPPSLGFLAGYGIMGLYVSIVLVIGKFVRGFFSEISHSIMFEELPCVDRILKLCQDIFLVRETGELELEEELYAKLIFLYRSPETMIKWTREKE, from the exons ATGAACCAGAGCTACGTCTGTGCCCTCATTGCCATGATG GTGTGGAGCATCACCTACCACAGCTGGCTGACCTTCGTGCTGCTGCTCTGGTCCTGCCTCATCTGGATTGTGCGCAGCCGGCACCACTTCGCCATGCTCTGCTCacccttcctgctgctttatggcattgctctctgcagcctACAGTATGTCTGGGGCATGGACCTGGGCCCCGAGCTGCCCACTCGTGTTGGCCTCATGAGCCTGGAGCAGCTGGGGCTCGTGCGCCCCAAGTACCCCTGCCTGGACCTGGGGGCCAAG ctcctgctcaccCTCACCTTCTGGCTGCTGGTGCGGCAGTTCGTTAAGGAGAAGCTGCTAACGAGGACGTGCCCGGCCACCCCGCTGCTGGAGGTGACCGTTTCGGATACAG AACCTGGCCGACAGCGGGATGTGCTGAAGGCACTGGGGGCTCTGGTGCGGGATTTCTATGCCAAGTATTGGATCTGTGTGTGCGCCGGTATGTTCATCGTGGTCAGCTTTGCCGGGCGCCTCGTGGTCTACAAGATTGTCTACatgttcctcttcctcctctgcctcaCCCTCTTCCAG gtGTACTACACCCTATGGCGCAAAGTGCTGAAGGGCTTCTGGTGGCTGGTGGTGGCTTACACCATGCTGGTGCTCATCGCCGTCTACACCTTCCAGTTTGAGGACTTCCCCATGTACTGGAGGAATCTGACGGGTCTCACCAACGAGCA GTTGGGTGACCTGGGTCTGGAGCAGTTCAGCGTCTCCGAGCTCTTCTCCAGCACCCTCATCCCAGGCTTCTTTCTACTGGCCTGCATCCTTCAGCTTCATTACTTCCACCGGCCCTTCATGCACATCACTGATCTGGAGcacatccctgctgctgggctgcagccctgccacATCCCCCGGCCCGAGGAGCTGCACGGCAGCCGGCTGCTGCGGGATGCGGTCGTTGCTGAGAGTGCCAGAACTGAGGGGGGAGAATCTGACACTGCCTCGCAGGGTACTGTCAGGG CACCCAGCAAGTGGGGGCTGGTGCTGGAGCGCCTCATCGTGCTGGGCTGGACCTTCTCGGACACGCTGACCCGTGGGCAGGTCTTCGTGGGGCGCCTGCTGGAGCTGCATATCCTCAAGCTGGTGGCCCTCTACACCGTCTGGGTGGCTCTGCAGGAG GTATCACTGATGAATTTcttgctggtgctgctgtgggctTTCGCCATGCCTTACTGCCGCTTCCGCCACATGGCCTCGTGCCTCTCCACCATCTGGACCTGCATCATCATCGTCTGCAAGATGCTCTACCAGCTCAAGATCGTTGACCCCAGCGAGTACTCCAGCAACTGCACCCAG CCTCTGCTTAACAGCACCAACCTGAGCCCGGAGGAGATGGGCAGCTCCACGCTGTACCGTGGCCCCGTGGACCCCGCCAACTGGTTCGGCATCCGCAAGGGCTTCCCCAACCTGGGCTACATCCAG AACCacctcctggtgctgctgctgctggtgctggaggCGGTGGTGTATCGGCGCCAGGAGTATTACCGTaagcagcaccagctgctggTCCCCATCACTGAGACCATCTTTGAGGACGTGTCCCGTGAGCAGCTGGACCACGGCTTGGTCAACTGTGTCAAGTACTTCCTCAACTACTTCTACTACAAATTTGGCTTGGAG ATCTGCTTCCTGATGACGGTGAACGTGATCGGGCAGCGGATGAACTTCATGGTGATCCTGCACGGCTGCTGGCTGGTCGTCATCCTGACGCGGCGCCGGCGGGCGGCCATCGCACGCCTCTGGCCCAAGTATTGCCTCTTCCTCGTGGTCTTCCTCCTCTACCAGTACCTGCTGTGTGTCGGCATGCCGCCTGCTCTCTGCATGG ATTACCCGTGGCGCTGGAGCCAGTCCCTCCCCATGAACTCGGCGCTCATCAAATGGCTCTACCTGCCTGATTTCTTTGTGGCCCCCAAATCCACCAACCTCATCA ATgactttgtgctgctgctgtgtgcggCCCAGCAGTGGAGGGTGTTTGTGGCCGAACGCACCGAGGAGTGGCTGCGGGCTGCAGGTGACAATGCGGACCGGCTGGACCTGGAGCGAGAGCCCCACAATCCCACCCCCAACTTCATCCACTGCCG GTCGTACTTGGACATGGCAAAGGTGGTGGTCTTCCGCTACCTCTTCTGGTTTGTCCTGGTGGTGGTCTTCATCACCGGGGCCACCCGCATCAGCCTCTTTGGCCTCGGCTACCTGCTTGCCTGCTTCTACCTCCTGCTCTTCGGCACTGCCATGCTGCGCAAGCCAGCACGGGCACGCCTCGTGCTCTGGGACTGCCTCATCCTCTACAACATCACCGTCATCATCTCCAAAAACATGCTGTCG CTCCTCTCCTGCGTCTTCGTGCAGCAGATGCAGAGCAACTTCTGCTGGGTGATCCAACTCTTCAGCCTGGTCTGCACCGTCAAGGGCTACTACGACC CCAAGGAGATGGGCAAGGACCAGGACTGCTCGCTGCCAGTGGAGGAGGCTGGCATCATCTGGGACAGCAtctgcttcttcttcctcctgctccagcgCCGTGTCTTCCTCAGCTACTACTTCTTGCACGTCATGCTGGACCTCCAAGCTTCCGCCCTGCAGGCTTCCAG GGGCGTTGCGCTGTTCAGAGCCAGCCTCATGAAGAGCATGCGCTCCCACCGGCAGGCTGAGAAGAAGTCGCTGGCTCAACTCAAACGGCA GATGGAACGGATCCGTGCCAAGCAGGAGAAGTACCACCAGGAGCGGCTGCCCGGTGGTGAGGGGCAGGATGGGGCCAGGGCAG CGCCCAGCAGCCCGGCGGACCCTGCCCGGCAGAGGGAGCGGTGGTGGCGGCCATGGTTAGACCACGCCGCAG TGCTGCATTCTGGGGAGTACTTCCTCTTTGAGTCAGAcagtgaggaagaggaggaggcagcagtgcCCGAGGAGCCACGGCCAGGCAGACAGAGTGCCTTCCAG CTCGCCTACCAGGCCTGGATGACCAACACCAGGACAGCGCTGAGGCAGCAGGAGCGTGAGCAGCAGGAGCCACTGGGCGATGAGCTCACTGCAG GAGACAGCAGTGCGAGGCAGGAGGCATTAGAGGCGCCCGAAGAGGCTGAAGgccaggaagaggaagaggaggaggaagaaggatcTG AGCGGAGCAATGTGCTGCAGCGGGCGCTGAACACCCTGCGCTTCCTGTGGGTGCTGTGCCAGGCCATGGTGGATGGCCTCACCCAGTGGCTGGATGCCTGCACGCAGGAGCACACCGACATGTCCACCGTGCTGCAGCTCGAGAGATACGTCCTGACGCAGCGCCTGGCCAAG GGTGAAGATGTGCACCGCGGGGTGCTGGATGAGCTCTACCTGCTGCCACCTGAGGAGCCCCAAGAGGAGCCCCCAAATGGCATCGCTTCCAG TGGGCGCAATGGAGCTGAGTGTGAACAAAGGACTGAGCCCCCTGCAGCAGAGTGCCTTCTGAAGAGAGGTAGCCAGGAGCAGGTGGCAAACTGGGGGTCACGGGAGGATGTGGCAGGATCTCGGGAGCTCCTGGCCCTGCCGCAGAACCGGAGCCGGACAGCCAGCGAGCTGCTGGTGAGCAG GAGGCTGTACTTTGCCGAGCTGGAGGAGTCAGAGAAGTTCTACCAGTCCCACAACCGCtttctgaagctgctgctggccaTCTACCACTGCGTGGCCGCCCACTCCGAGCTGCTCTGCTACTTCATCATCATCCTCAACAACATGGTGACCGCCTCCGTCATCTCCCTCTTCCTGCCCATCCTTGTCTTCCTCTGGGCCATGCTCTCCATCCCCCGGCCCAGCAAGCGCTTCTGGATGACTGCCATCGTCTTCACTGAG gtgatggtggtggtgaaaTACCTCTTCCAGTTTGGTTTCTTCCCTTGGAATGGCTACGCCATGCTGGTGCGTAATGAGGGCAAGCCCTTCTTCCCACCCCGCATCCTGGGGCTGGAGAAGACCGACCGCTACGTCAAATACGACCTCATCCAGCTCCTGGCACTCTTCTTCCACCGCTCGCTGCTGCTG TGCTATGGGCTGTGGGACCACGAGGAGGATCCCTTTGCCAAGAAGAAGCCAGAGGTGGAGCAGgcagaggatgaggaggaggaggaagagcgGCAGGAGGAAGCAGTGTCCCCAGCGGTGCCAGCAGAGCCACGAGCTCTGAGTGCAGCTGTGGGGTCAGAGCCGGAGGGCAATGCCCGGGGGCAGAAGGAAGGGAGTGGGGATGGAGCAACACATCTCCGCTTCAGGAGGAAGAGGCAGCGGGGCAaggagccagcagcagtggTGGAGGAAG aggatggggaggaggaggaggagggagaggaagaggaagaagaggaagaggaggagacaAAACAGAGCCACTCTCGGAAGAAGCTGAAGGCATTTGGTCTCCGGGTCAAGCTTTTCTTCGTCACCAT GGCACAGAACATGTACCAGCCCGTGCGTGGGTTCTTCCATGACATCCTGCACACCCAGTACCGGGCAGCCACCGACGTCTATGCCTTCATGTTCCTGGCCGATGTGGTTGACTTCATCATCATAATCTTCGGTTTCTGGGCCTTTGGG AAACACTCGGCAGCCGCCGACATCACCTCCTCACTGTCGGATGACCAAGTCCCAGAGGCCTTCCTGGTCATGCTGCTCATCCAGTTCACCACCATGGTGATCGACCGCGCACTCTACCTCCGTAAGACTGTACTGGGCAAGCTCATCTTCCAGGTCATCCTGGTCTTCAGCATCCATCTCTGGATGTTCTTCATCCTGCCAGCCGTCACTGAAAG GTTGTTCAGCCTCAACACAGTGGCCCAGCTGTGGTATTTTGTCAAGTGCATCTACTTCTCGCTGTCAGCCTACCAGATCCGCTGCGGCTACCCCACCCGCATCCTGGGCAACTTCCTCACCAAGAAATACAACCACCTCaacctcttcctcttccagGG GTTCCGCCTCGTGCCCTTCCTGGTGGAGCTGCGTGCTGTCATGGACTGGGTCTGGACCGACACCACGCTGTCACTGTCCAACTGGATGTGTGTGGAAGACATCTACGCCAACATCTTCATCATCAAGTGCAGCCGTGAGACAGAGAAG aaATACCCGCAGCCCAAagggcagaagaagaagaagatcGTCAAGTACGGCATGGGTGGCCTCATCATCCTCTTCCTGGTGGCCATCATCTGGTTCCCACTGCTCTTCATGTCGCTGGTGCGCTCAGTGGTGGGCGTCGTCAACCACCCCATCGACGTCACCGTCACCCTCAAGCTGGGGGGGTATGAG CCGCTGTTCACCATGAGTGCCCAGCAGCAGTCCATCCAGCCCTTCACACCGCAGGACTACGAAGCACTGACCAATGAATTCGAGAGGCAGCCG GTGGCCATGCAGTTCATCACGCTGTACGGCTATGAGGACATCGTCACGGCGCGCATTGAGGGCAGCTCGGGCTCGCTGTGGAGCATCAGCCCTCCCAGCCGCGAGCAGATGCGGCGAGAGCTGCAGAATGGTTCCTCTGACATCACCCTGCGCCTCACCTGGACCTTCCAGAG ggacCTGGGGAAGGGCGGCACGGTGGAGCACACCTTCGACAAGCACACCACTGACCTGCAGCCCGGAGCACCTGAGCGCATGGAGCTggcccagctgctgcagggcactCGTGATGCCCCAGT GCAAGTGCCCAAGCTCTTCCCCAAATATATCCGGGCACCCAACGGCCCCGAAGCCAACCCGGtcaagcagctgctgccag ACGGAGAGGACAGCTACCTGGATGTCGAGGTGCAGCTGAAACGGGAGCGCTCAGGCTCAGGGCAGGGCAGTGACAGCTTCCTGGAGTGGTGGGTGGTGCGGCTGAAGGATGCTCCGGCACGCGACGGCAACATCCTGCCCATGGTCATCTTCAATGACAAAGTCAGCCCCCCCAGCCTGGGCTTTTTGGCCGGCTATGG GATCATGGGGCTGTATGTCTCCATCGTGCTGGTGATTGGGAAGTTTGTGCGAGGCTTCTTCAGCGAGATCTCACACTCCATCATGTTTGAGGAGCTGCCCTGCGTGGACCGCATCCTGAAGCTGTGCCAGGACATCTTCCTGGTGCGGGAGACaggagagctggagctggaggaggagctctACGCCAAGCTCATCTTCCTCTACCGCTCACCCGAGACCATGATCAAGTGGACGAGGGAGAAGGAGTAA